In [Phormidium] sp. ETS-05, the genomic window TACTGGCGGCACAAATTTATGCCCTAGAAGATGTATCCCCTGAAGTGGGCGCTCTGGACATCACATTTTACAGGGATGACCTGGATAAAATTGGGATGCGGACGCCCGCAAAAAACGAAATTCCCCACGACCTTACCGGCAAAACCGTGGTGATTGTCGATGATGTCATCTACAAGGGGCGCACTATTCGAGCCGCCTTGAATGCCATCAATGATTACGGTCGCCCCGAAGTGATTCGCCTCGCCGTGTTGGTGGACCGGGGACACCGGGAATTACCGATTCACCCGGACATCACCGGGAAACAACTGCCCACCGCTAAAGAAGAAATTGTTAAGGTTTACGTGCAAGATACAGACGGGAGGGATGCAGTGGAGCTGATTAAAGCCTCTGCGGATTAATGTCCTTTGTCCTTGGTCATTTGTCCTTGGTCATTTGTCATTTGTATTTTTATTCATAAAAGTGAAAAAGCAATGGACTTAGGACAAGCTGCCTTGGGACAGTAGGGGCAGCCGATTGGCAGTGGCGGCCCTCAAATTGCCTTGCGGCCTTGGGACAAGTGACAAGTGACAAATGACAAATGACAAGTGACAAGTGACAAATGACAAGTGACAAGTGACAAGTGACAAATGACAAATGACAAGTGACAAATGACCAGGGACAAGTGACAAGTGACAAATGACAAGTGACAAGTGACAAATGACCAGGGACAAGTGACAAGGGACAAGGGACAAGGGACAAGGGACAAATGACCAGTGACAAGTGACAAGTGACAAATGACCAGGGACAAGGGAAATGGGAAACTTCCTCAAATATACTTTTGCGAGTCTGATCGGGACGCTACTGGGACTAGGGGTTTTATTTGGTGTCAGCATCGGCGGTGCTATCTTGTTGCTAGTAGCAGCGACTAATTCAGATGGAGAGCCGAAAATAGAACCGAAATCGGTGCTGGTTTTGGATTTGTCTGTGGCGATCGCGGAATCTCAGCCAGTGGTCAGCACCGCTGAGGCACTATCGGAAGCTCTTGCGGAACGGGATGCGCCTTTGTCGATCGGTCTGCGCCGCGTCACCCAGAGCATTTCTAAAGCCGCCAAAGATGACCGGATTGTGGCGATGTATATCCAAGGTCGCACTGGTGGCACGAGTAATGGTTGGGCGACTCTCAAAGAAGTGCGCGCCGCATTAGAAGAATTTCGCGCCTCTGGCAAAAAGATTTTTGCCTACGATATGGATTGGTCGGAGAATGAGTATTACCTTGCTTCGGCAGCAAATACGATCGTCCTCAACCCCCAAGGGATAATGGAAATCAATGGTTTTGCCTCGGAAGGAATGTTTTTTGCCGGGGCACTCCAGAAATACGGTATTGGGGTGCAAGTGACGCGGGTGGGTAAGTACAAGTCAGCAGTGGAACCATTTTTGCTGACACAGCGCAGCGCCGAAAACCGCCAGCAAACACAACAGTTGCTCAATGACTTGTGGGCAGATTTTCTGGGTACGGTGGCGCAACACCGCTCAGTGAAAGCACCACAGATTCAAGCCATTGCTAACCAAGGAGGGGTTTTGTTGGCCACAGAGGCTCGCGATCGAGGTTTAGTCGATCGGGTGGCTTATTTTGATGAGGTACTTGCGGAACTCAAGCAGCTAACTGGCAATGAGAGCAAAACGGGGACTTTCCGGCAAATTAGTCTGCCTACCTATGCCTCCACAGCATTGAAAACAACGAAACCATCCCAAAGCAGTAATGAGAAACCTCAAATTACCGTCATCTTTGCTGACGGTGAAATTGTGGATGGGCAAGGAACGATTCGGGAAGTGGGGGGCGATCGTCTCGCCAAAGAGCTGCGAACAGCCCGCCTTGATGACAAAATCAAAGCTGTGGTCCTGCGGGTGAACAGTCCCGGCGGTAGCGCCACCGCCTCGGAAGTCATTAGCCGGGAGGTACAACTAACCGCCGCCGTCAAGCCAGTAGTAGTTTCAATGGGAAACTTTGCTGCCTCCGGCGGTTACTGGATTTCCACCAACGCCACCAAGATTTTTGCCCAACCAAATACCGTTACCGGTTCGATCGGCGTCTTCGGACTACTGCTCAACGTGCAAAAACTCGCGTCGGACAACGGCATCACCTGGGATGCCGTCAAAACCGCCCCCTATGCGGACTTAGAAACATCCTCCCGTCCTAAAACGCCACAAGAACTAGCCATCAACCAGCGCATTGTCGATCGAATATACGATCGATT contains:
- the pyrR gene encoding bifunctional pyr operon transcriptional regulator/uracil phosphoribosyltransferase PyrR, translating into MAAKVVEILTAEEFRRTINRMASEIVEKCEDLSNLVLLGIYTRGAIVAKLLAAQIYALEDVSPEVGALDITFYRDDLDKIGMRTPAKNEIPHDLTGKTVVIVDDVIYKGRTIRAALNAINDYGRPEVIRLAVLVDRGHRELPIHPDITGKQLPTAKEEIVKVYVQDTDGRDAVELIKASAD
- the sppA gene encoding signal peptide peptidase SppA, yielding MGNFLKYTFASLIGTLLGLGVLFGVSIGGAILLLVAATNSDGEPKIEPKSVLVLDLSVAIAESQPVVSTAEALSEALAERDAPLSIGLRRVTQSISKAAKDDRIVAMYIQGRTGGTSNGWATLKEVRAALEEFRASGKKIFAYDMDWSENEYYLASAANTIVLNPQGIMEINGFASEGMFFAGALQKYGIGVQVTRVGKYKSAVEPFLLTQRSAENRQQTQQLLNDLWADFLGTVAQHRSVKAPQIQAIANQGGVLLATEARDRGLVDRVAYFDEVLAELKQLTGNESKTGTFRQISLPTYASTALKTTKPSQSSNEKPQITVIFADGEIVDGQGTIREVGGDRLAKELRTARLDDKIKAVVLRVNSPGGSATASEVISREVQLTAAVKPVVVSMGNFAASGGYWISTNATKIFAQPNTVTGSIGVFGLLLNVQKLASDNGITWDAVKTAPYADLETSSRPKTPQELAINQRIVDRIYDRFLEIVAAARKLPKASVAEIAQGRVWSGQEAKKLGLVDEQGGLQQAILAAAELAKLGDNWQIEDAPKPRRLEEKLLEKLLGVRTTARPTPLNPLIAEFEELQELAQILSSLNDPKAAYSRLPYQLKID